The Eubalaena glacialis isolate mEubGla1 chromosome 3, mEubGla1.1.hap2.+ XY, whole genome shotgun sequence nucleotide sequence gtgattcaCATTGGAGTCAACAGACTCTGAAGTAGATGCCCATCCATTATGTTAAAGGAAAACACTCACCTCGGGTGCCTGGTGGGGCAAAGTACTCAGTTCTAAGTGACCAGAAAGAAGACCCCACCCCCAAGGCGCAGTGCCGTGCAGGCAGCACTCATTCCTTCTCTCCTGCCCTGAGCACAGGCTGTCACCCTGTACTGGAGACACTACTTCCACAGTGGAATTCAGTGAGCTGCGACACAGGAGGACTCCCTGAGGAGGGACAGGAGAAGGCTGGCAGGAACTCTCCACGGCAGACTCCTAAAGTTCCTGAGACACATTCACCAAATAGGTACTGAGCCCCAGCCCCGTTCTAAGAGTTGAGGTTGCAACGATGGAACAAGACGGACAAGTGCCTCTTTCTATGGATCTTACATTCTAGAAGGGGAGACAGGAAATGAATGGATTAGACAATTTCTGATAATACTACACGCTGCAAAGTCACCATTACCTTCCAAACAACTAGAAGACTCTGGGAGAGTGATACTGGGAGTTCTCCTGTACTGCTCTGTCCTGGACTTCCACGTTGTTTATAACTCTCCAGTAATGGGACTGGCTGCCCCTCTGGACGGGGAGCTCCCTGGTGGCAGTGGCTGCCCTTTTGTCATCCTCGGCATCTAATATAATGTCTGGCATACTGTATGGGCTTACCAAATGcctggtgaatgaatgaagggatgGATACATGAATGGGTGAGTGAATGAGGATATATTGCCAATAGCTTATGCTGGGTTTCCCTAGAAGCATCCCTGCCTAAGGATGAGAGTGCCAGTTGCTTTAATTGGAGGGTGATTCCAGGAAGCGGTGTAGGGAAGTGGGAAAGCAagacagggagggaaggaatTGACCAGAGGATGCGTTATCAAGCAGATTGCTGACGTAGGCAACTGGGGCTCAGTCCTACTTAGGAAATCAGGGAGACAGGGTAGACATTGTCTCAGTGTTATCCCAACCAAGGAggaagggagctggggtatttatccacCAACTCCTGTCAGACTTATTTGGGAGCAGCTCCCAACAGCACTACCTGCCTGGCAATCTGGCCTGTCCCACGCTTGAATGCAGTGGGCTCTGGCAGCCAGAAAAAACCCTCGGGCAGTCACAAGTCCTGGACCTTGGGAGCTGCAAGGTTTTGTTTAGAGAATGATGAGCAGAAGGGCATGGGGGCGTGGGGGCCAACAGTACCTGCTACAGCCAGCTACACGCATCTGGTGAATTCCTGAGGGACCTGAAGCCAGTGGTGTGCAGCCAGGGGGCTGCAGAGGCAGCAGCAGAAGGGAGGTTTTGCAGCCATCCTGACCGGCCTGGTCAGACTTGACGACACACGGCTTGGTAATCCTTGGCTCTTCCTCTCTACCTctctcagttttttgtttgtttttgtttttttaaaagagaatgaacCACACATAAAGtctatacaatttttttaaattaattaattaattaatttttggctgcattgggtcttcgttgctgcacgcgggctttctttagttgcggtgtgtAGGgggttactcttttttttttcaactacgcaatgtttttatttttattcaactaTAAGCAAACAGCAGAATTAACACAAcattcagcagctccagaccggCTTTTCTTACACTGAAGAGTGATCAATTTAACAGGCACAGACTTTCGGATTGCTGATGACCTCTCACTCAGCCCTGCAGCTCATCTAGATGGCCAAGCTTTAACAGCAACTCTCTCCCCATTGCTTTTTTCAGTATTGCTCTTTAAAGGAGCCAGAGCGGGACACTGACAGCCAATAACCAGCCTGAGATGTATCACCTTGGGGGCTAGTGGACGTGCCGGCCCCTGGTTGTCTTAGTGAGAGACAGGGCCGTGAAAACACATGCCAGAAGATGCCGTCACAGACAATCCTGGGCTCGGGCTCACAAAGGCAGAGGCAatcaaccttttctttttttcaacctCCCTTAAATATTCTTTGATGCTCTGTTGTAATACTGGAGACCTGGTCTTTTtaccagaatttttttcttctttaacgtCTGGGTTGTTATTCttatattaacattttgatgACCCCATCCTAGTACCAAAATATCCTCCACCAAAACGGAGTTCAAATTTGGTCAAAACGTAAACCCCCTAGAATTACGGAGgacaggcagaaggaaaagtcaCCCTAAACCTAAATCTGACCGCTCAGGGCtcaggcagggggaaggggagaaatcTACATGCATCACTAAACTGAAACACTGCTTGGGAACTCTGGGACCGTGTCCGTCTCCTGGCTTTCCTCTACTTCCCAGACAGCTGCTCATAGAGTTTGGGCACATAGTCATCCCATTCGGCCTGGTAACACGTGCCAGCCACCGGAGCCCCGAGCACGTACTTTTTGCGGAAATTCTCCACCTTGAATTTGCCCCGGTGGTCTCCAGATTGGTTGCTGAGAATGGGCTCATCACACTTCAGTGGCCTGTCCTGCTCGTAAACCAGCCAGATGTAGCGGTGAAGGCCTGTGCCCTTGGGAGGCCCAGAGCTCACATAATCGGAGAGGACCGTGCCACTGCTGATGTCGTTGCCCTTCACGTTGACCACCAGGAAATGGTGCCATTCCCTGTATTTGGGGTCCTTCCTGCTGGGAGCATCCGGGTCTGTCAGGACCAAGGCATACAATTTACCTGGATCAAGGCCATCCCATGCAATGCTGGTGGGCCGGTTCTTAACCTGGGTGGGTGTCAGCACTTTGCCCAGCTTGTCAACCTCTGTCCCGCCGTATCTGACCTGCAGCGGGTGCTGCGGTCCCTCGTCCACTTCCTGCAGGCTCAAAGGCCCGGACCGCTTGCTGAGATCCACCGGCATCGCGAAGCCGAGAGGGGCGGACAGCAGGGAAAGCTGCGGGAGGACTCACGCAGGGCAGCAGCCCAGACTCCCAGCGGTCTGCAAGCTGTACCGAGGCAACTCAGGCCCCACGGCCGGGGAGCGCATGCGcccgggggttactcttcgttg carries:
- the LOC133089132 gene encoding phosphatidylethanolamine-binding protein 1-like gives rise to the protein MPVDLSKRSGPLSLQEVDEGPQHPLQVRYGGTEVDKLGKVLTPTQVKNRPTSIAWDGLDPGKLYALVLTDPDAPSRKDPKYREWHHFLVVNVKGNDISSGTVLSDYVSSGPPKGTGLHRYIWLVYEQDRPLKCDEPILSNQSGDHRGKFKVENFRKKYVLGAPVAGTCYQAEWDDYVPKLYEQLSGK